Proteins encoded together in one Rhodospirillaceae bacterium window:
- a CDS encoding Hsp70 family protein, with the protein MQRHYCGLDFGTSNSTVGLAIGNGFELCPLEGDSVTLPSAIFFDYEDHKVRFGRDGITAYIEATEGRLMRALKSVLGSSLIDDTTLIQRKRVAMRDVIGMFMRHLKQLAERKLGGTVEHVVLGRPVRFVDDDDAADQRAEAELIGIARAQGFVHVEMQFEPVAAALAYEQSLQREELALIVDLGGGTSDFAVARLSPDGARRHDRSQDILGRSGVHIGGTDFDRRLSINHVMPFLGYDALIGPKKLPMPSHLFHDLATWHRIPTLYTPQNINYLRSILSQVDQPALVERLIRVFIERQGHRIAAEVEAAKIALSESPEVSLHIPLTPPVDTVLHQGDLDHAVYDDAVRIVRAIDLCFAAAGVKGADIQSVFLTGGSTAVPEIRRQILAHLPNALPVTGDLFGSVGLGLAMDAARKFGG; encoded by the coding sequence ATGCAACGACATTATTGCGGCCTCGATTTTGGCACATCAAATTCGACCGTTGGCCTCGCCATCGGCAACGGCTTTGAGCTTTGTCCGCTGGAAGGGGACAGCGTCACGCTGCCCAGCGCGATCTTCTTCGACTATGAAGACCATAAGGTGCGCTTCGGCCGTGACGGCATCACCGCCTATATCGAGGCGACCGAGGGCCGCCTGATGCGCGCACTCAAGAGCGTGCTGGGTTCGTCACTGATCGACGACACGACATTGATCCAGCGCAAGCGCGTCGCGATGCGGGATGTCATCGGCATGTTCATGCGGCACCTCAAGCAGCTGGCGGAACGCAAGCTGGGCGGTACCGTCGAGCATGTTGTGCTGGGGCGTCCCGTGCGCTTCGTCGATGATGATGATGCCGCTGACCAGCGGGCCGAAGCCGAGCTGATCGGCATCGCTCGGGCGCAGGGCTTTGTCCATGTTGAAATGCAGTTCGAGCCGGTGGCGGCGGCACTCGCCTATGAGCAATCCCTGCAGCGCGAAGAACTGGCCCTGATCGTCGATCTTGGCGGCGGCACCTCGGATTTCGCGGTGGCGCGCCTGTCGCCCGATGGCGCGCGGCGTCATGATCGGTCGCAGGACATCCTGGGGCGGAGCGGTGTCCATATCGGCGGCACCGATTTTGACCGGCGCCTCAGCATCAACCATGTCATGCCGTTCCTCGGCTATGATGCCCTCATCGGACCGAAGAAGCTGCCGATGCCAAGCCATCTGTTCCATGATCTGGCGACCTGGCACCGCATCCCCACTTTGTACACGCCGCAGAACATCAACTACCTGCGCTCTATCCTCTCGCAGGTCGATCAACCGGCGCTGGTCGAACGGTTGATCAGGGTTTTCATCGAACGTCAGGGCCATCGGATTGCCGCCGAGGTCGAGGCAGCTAAGATCGCCTTGTCGGAAAGCCCGGAGGTGAGCTTGCACATTCCGCTCACGCCGCCGGTCGACACGGTGCTTCATCAGGGTGATCTCGACCATGCGGTCTATGATGATGCGGTCCGGATCGTGCGCGCGATCGACCTGTGCTTCGCCGCGGCCGGCGTGAAGGGGGCAGATATCCAGTCGGTATTTCTGACGGGCGGGTCGACTGCCGTACCCGAAATCCGGCGACAGATCCTGGCGCATCTCCCGAATGCGCTTCCAGTGACGGGGGATCTCTTCGGCAGTGTCGGTCTGGGGCTGGCCATGGATGCCGCCCGGAAGTTCGGAGGCTAG
- a CDS encoding sulfite exporter TauE/SafE family protein, whose product MNFALQHVTELDLLIAALAAFVAGTCSGMTGFGGGLLLPPILAPILGVQNVVPVLSIAMLITNLHRFWLYRRYLDRTLTLAVLATMIPAVIIGMTIYLSLQHDTIALVLGTFLIASIPLGRFLARRRMQLGRLGLSVAGGCVGVVSGTTPGAGMLMIPVLLGAGLAGPAFLATDASISISVNFTKAIVFGGLGNLTLGLLATAVLIGLCTVPGNYLARWILQRTSLRLHARIMEVIVFFGGLSLLWRPVWDAIR is encoded by the coding sequence ATGAATTTTGCGCTTCAACATGTCACCGAACTGGACCTGCTGATTGCTGCCTTGGCGGCATTTGTGGCTGGCACCTGCAGCGGCATGACCGGTTTCGGCGGCGGGCTGCTCCTGCCGCCGATCCTGGCGCCCATTCTTGGGGTGCAGAACGTGGTACCGGTGCTGAGCATTGCCATGCTGATTACCAATCTGCACCGATTCTGGCTCTATCGTCGCTATCTCGATCGGACGCTGACGCTGGCGGTCCTCGCCACAATGATACCTGCGGTGATCATCGGCATGACGATCTATCTCAGCCTGCAGCACGATACGATTGCGCTGGTGCTGGGTACATTTCTCATCGCCTCTATCCCGCTCGGTCGGTTCCTGGCGCGACGCCGGATGCAGCTGGGGCGATTGGGGCTCTCGGTCGCCGGCGGTTGCGTCGGTGTCGTCTCCGGCACGACACCAGGCGCTGGCATGCTGATGATCCCGGTGCTGCTGGGGGCGGGACTGGCCGGTCCGGCTTTCCTGGCCACGGACGCATCGATCTCGATCTCGGTCAATTTCACCAAGGCCATTGTGTTTGGCGGCCTCGGCAATCTCACGCTGGGCCTCCTCGCGACCGCTGTGCTGATTGGCCTGTGCACAGTTCCCGGCAATTACCTCGCGCGCTGGATCCTGCAGCGGACATCGCTGCGGCTGCATGCGCGGATCATGGAGGTGATCGTCTTCTTTGGCGGTCTCTCCCTGTTGTGGCGTCCTGTATGGGATGCCATTCGATAA
- a CDS encoding VOC family protein gives MSRVVHIAIKVLDLEAATKFYTEVFGFKETKTGRSRGHISRHLTDGHIDIALMVYDDENPDEAQLAGPGPRIHHWGISVDDQDAAAEKIRAYGGEVFPHLGKGALKFRAPDGTLAEVVLEDRYATKA, from the coding sequence ATGTCACGCGTCGTCCACATCGCCATCAAGGTCCTCGATCTGGAAGCGGCGACGAAATTCTATACCGAGGTCTTCGGTTTCAAGGAAACCAAGACTGGGCGAAGCCGCGGCCACATCTCGCGCCATTTGACCGACGGGCACATTGATATCGCCCTGATGGTCTATGATGACGAAAATCCCGATGAAGCCCAACTAGCGGGACCCGGTCCGCGGATCCACCATTGGGGTATTTCGGTCGACGACCAGGATGCCGCTGCCGAGAAGATCAGAGCCTATGGCGGTGAGGTGTTCCCGCATCTCGGCAAGGGCGCCTTGAAGTTCCGTGCGCCCGACGGGACGCTGGCCGAGGTCGTGTTGGAAGACCGTTACGCGACGAAGGCCTGA
- a CDS encoding tripartite tricarboxylate transporter permease yields MACNSEKTRQLSCLSCIILINTPGTNSAAATVLDGYAMKKQGRAGEALGISLACGVVGGLFGWVLLVLLTEPLARVALMFTPPAYFALGILGISVIATLTEGSMVKGFMAAVIGLMIATIGTDPFSGVNRFTFGRPELLDGVPYLLIMIGVYALSELYMQASEDDWEKPDTRIRIKLPNWAMWKRLWPATTLGSGIGAFEGVMPGAGGTIAAFMSYNEARRWSKHPEEFGKGSPEGVAAPETANNVVALTALIPTLSFGIPGSNSTAILLGGVMMHGLVPGPMLFQQHPDFIYGLYGGLLIANVTLLLLGILIMTPCLWLVGQPKPVLTAGIYALIFTGVYSVNNDAFDIAIALGAGILGYGLKHFRFPFLPLVLGTILGYLIESSFRRSLLVSNGDYAIFVRDPISAGMLGVAVLFIVISLARNWYMIRREREKEDRAFQP; encoded by the coding sequence TTGGCTTGCAACAGTGAGAAGACTCGCCAATTATCCTGTTTAAGTTGTATCATCCTCATCAACACGCCGGGTACGAACTCCGCGGCGGCGACGGTACTCGACGGATATGCCATGAAGAAGCAGGGCAGGGCTGGTGAAGCGCTGGGAATTTCGCTCGCCTGCGGCGTCGTAGGTGGGCTGTTCGGCTGGGTGCTTCTGGTGCTCCTCACCGAGCCGCTGGCCCGTGTAGCTTTGATGTTCACGCCACCCGCCTATTTTGCGCTCGGCATCCTGGGTATCAGCGTCATTGCTACGCTCACGGAAGGCTCGATGGTCAAGGGCTTCATGGCGGCCGTCATCGGCCTCATGATTGCCACGATCGGCACCGACCCGTTCTCCGGTGTCAACCGCTTCACTTTCGGACGACCCGAACTGCTCGATGGCGTTCCCTATCTCCTGATAATGATCGGCGTCTATGCCCTCAGTGAACTCTACATGCAGGCCAGCGAGGACGACTGGGAAAAACCGGATACCCGTATCCGCATCAAGCTGCCCAACTGGGCGATGTGGAAGCGCCTTTGGCCGGCAACAACCCTCGGATCTGGTATTGGCGCGTTTGAAGGCGTAATGCCGGGCGCCGGCGGCACGATCGCCGCCTTCATGTCCTATAACGAGGCGCGTCGCTGGTCTAAGCATCCGGAGGAATTCGGCAAGGGTTCGCCGGAAGGCGTCGCGGCACCGGAAACGGCCAATAACGTGGTCGCCCTTACTGCGCTGATCCCGACCCTGAGTTTCGGCATTCCCGGGTCGAACTCGACAGCCATCCTGCTTGGCGGCGTGATGATGCACGGGCTGGTTCCGGGGCCGATGCTGTTCCAGCAGCATCCGGACTTCATTTATGGCCTCTATGGCGGCCTGCTGATCGCCAATGTCACGCTGCTGCTCCTCGGCATCCTAATCATGACGCCGTGTCTGTGGCTGGTCGGGCAACCAAAACCTGTCCTGACGGCCGGCATCTACGCGCTCATCTTCACCGGCGTTTATTCGGTCAACAACGATGCCTTCGATATCGCGATCGCGCTCGGGGCCGGCATACTCGGCTACGGCTTGAAGCACTTCCGCTTCCCGTTCCTGCCACTGGTGTTAGGCACCATCCTCGGTTATCTGATCGAATCGTCGTTCCGTCGGTCGTTGCTGGTGTCGAATGGCGACTATGCGATCTTTGTCCGCGATCCCATTTCCGCCGGCATGCTGGGCGTTGCCGTGCTGTTCATTGTTATCTCGCTGGCGCGCAACTGGTACATGATCCGTCGCGAGCGGGAGAAAGAGGACCGGGCCTTCCAGCCTTGA